A stretch of Sulfurimonas xiamenensis DNA encodes these proteins:
- a CDS encoding HPP family protein, whose protein sequence is MRKYLTRMRSKERRPTRKPISKILWSTFGAFISIYLLSKFSQYFSPQDGFFLLGSFGASAVLVYGAPDAIFSQPRNLLGGHILSAFVSVFLVKFFGNILEFETLCAISVSLSILLMHFTLTLHPPGGATALIYVIGSDDIRSLEWLYPITPIATGALIMLLVALLINNLSNNTKRHYPLYWY, encoded by the coding sequence TTGAGAAAATATCTTACAAGAATGCGTTCAAAAGAGAGACGCCCTACAAGAAAGCCCATCAGTAAAATACTTTGGTCAACTTTCGGTGCTTTTATAAGCATATATCTTCTCTCAAAATTCAGCCAATATTTTTCACCGCAAGATGGCTTTTTTTTACTTGGTTCTTTCGGAGCTTCTGCAGTACTTGTTTACGGTGCACCGGATGCCATTTTTTCTCAGCCTAGAAACCTTCTTGGCGGTCATATACTCTCCGCTTTTGTATCTGTTTTTTTAGTGAAGTTTTTTGGAAATATATTAGAATTTGAAACTCTTTGCGCCATTAGTGTATCTTTATCCATTTTATTAATGCATTTCACTCTCACCTTGCATCCTCCAGGTGGTGCGACAGCACTTATTTATGTTATAGGGAGTGATGATATAAGGTCTCTTGAATGGTTGTATCCTATCACTCCTATTGCCACTGGGGCTCTTATTATGCTTCTTGTTGCACTTTTAATAAACAATCTCTCAAACAACACCAAAAGACATTATCCGCTTTATTGGTATTAA
- a CDS encoding porin family protein, which produces MKKFTFSVAALVLISASVVASESTNTGFYVGAAVSSIQNEFAAKSHYYYYEEDSDMAKGDTDHVGAMLQLGYKFNPYIAVETRYWATGGRSWQDLENWSSDPDDSFETKFDAMGLYLKPMYPVANGFDVYGLLGFALMNYDLTYISNGEEYAHRNFSDTSFSYGVGASYAINDSLTLFADYVRLYDDKITVFSSSYSHDYADITTDTFNFGLAYKF; this is translated from the coding sequence ATGAAAAAGTTTACATTTTCAGTAGCCGCATTAGTTTTAATAAGTGCATCTGTTGTAGCAAGTGAGAGTACTAACACAGGATTTTATGTTGGTGCAGCAGTCAGTTCAATTCAAAATGAGTTTGCAGCCAAATCACACTATTATTATTACGAAGAGGATAGTGATATGGCTAAAGGAGATACAGACCATGTAGGAGCTATGTTACAGCTTGGATATAAATTCAACCCTTATATTGCAGTTGAAACACGCTACTGGGCTACCGGTGGTAGAAGTTGGCAAGATTTAGAAAACTGGAGCAGTGATCCTGACGATTCGTTTGAAACAAAATTTGATGCAATGGGGCTTTACCTTAAACCAATGTATCCGGTAGCAAACGGATTTGATGTATATGGATTGCTTGGTTTTGCGCTGATGAATTATGATTTAACTTATATATCCAATGGTGAAGAGTATGCGCATCGTAACTTTTCAGATACTTCATTCTCTTATGGTGTAGGAGCTTCTTATGCTATCAATGATTCACTTACCCTCTTTGCAGACTATGTAAGGCTTTATGATGATAAAATAACAGTATTTAGTTCTTCATATAGTCATGATTATGCAGATATTACTACTGATACTTTTAACTTCGGTTTAGCTTACAAGTTTTAG